The Palleronia sp. THAF1 genome contains the following window.
ACGTCTGCGACAAGATGGGGCTCGTGCCGGAACCGATCAGCACGCAGGTTATCCCCCGCGACCGCCACGCGGCCTTTTTCGCGACCCTCGGCGTTGTGGCCAGCAGCATCGAGAACGTCGCAACCGAAGTGCGCCACATGCAGCGGACCGAGGTGCTGGAGGCTGAAGAGTTCTTCTCGAAGGGCCAGAAGGGCTCGTCCGCGATGCCCCACAAGCGCAATCCGGTGTTGACCGAGAACCTGTGCGGTCTTGCTCGCCTTGTGCGAATGGCTGTTGTTCCCGCGATGGAGAACGTGGCGCTGTGGCATGAGCGTGACATCTCGCACTCGTCGGTCGAGCGGACCATCGCGCCCGACGCTACCGTGACGCTCGATTTCGCGTTGGCGCGCCTGACGAATGTGGTCGAAAATCTTGTGATCTACCCAGAGCGGATGCTGGAGAACATGAACAAGTTCAGAGGCTTGGTCATGTCACAGCGCGTTCTTCTGGCCTTGACGCAGGCCGGTGTGTCCCGCGAAACCGCATACACGCTCGTGCAACGCAACGCGATGAAGGTTTGGACCGATGGCGCCGACTTCAAGACAGAGCTGCTGGCCGACCCGGACGTGACGGCGGCCCTGTCGGAAGCGGAAATCGAAGAAAAGTTCGATCTTGGTTATCACACCAAGCACGTCGACACGATCTTCGCCCGCGTTTTCGGCGACGTTTGACTGCTCCGATCCGTCGCAGATCAAATTAGGTGACGAAGCGTCAACCCATGTTAAGCTCTTGGCATCACCAACAGGAGACTCACCATGAAGACGCTTCTGACCGCCCTGATCTTGGGCATCGCCCCCGTCGCAGCCTTTGCCCAGTGCAACTACGATCGCACGGCCATGTCCTGCGCCGACGGCACAACCTATGACGCGGAAACCAAAGGATGCGTTCCGGTCACGGGCTGACGCTTTATTTCGCCCCGAACAGGGCCTTGGTAAGCGGGTGTTAAGACCGCTTGCCTAACCTCCTTCGTGACGAATCTCGCGGAGGGGCCATGACGACAGAACTGACTGTAGACGCAGCGCGCGCTGGGATGCCGCGCGGTGCTCTGACGCGGCGGGAAAAGGCGGCAGTCGTCGTGCGCTTATTGTTGGCAGAGGGTGCGACCCTGCCGCTGATGGACTTGCCGGACAAACTTCAAGCCGAACTGACAAGTCAGATGGCAGAGATGCGGTTCATTGACCGCGCAACCCTGCGCGCGGTTGCGGAAGAATTCGCGACCGAACTGGACGATATCGGCCTGACCTTCCCCCCCGGCATTGATGGTGCGCTATCTCTTTTAGAAGGCGCGATTTCGCCCGACATGGCCCAGCGTCTCCGGGCTCAGTCCGGTGCCCTTTGGGGAGACGATCCGTGGGACAGCATCTGCGCCTTCGATATGCCGAAGCTGATCGACCTGATGAACGCCGAAAGCGCTGACGTCGGCGCAGTGATCCTGTCGAAGCTCGACGTAGGAAAGGCAGCCGAACTGTTGGGTGCCCTACCCGGCCCGCAAGCGCGCGGCCTGATGCTGGCGGTCAGCGACACGGCGGATATCGAACCAGAGGCTGTCGCCCGCATCGGCGTGGCCATCGCGGCAAGCCTGCAAGCCGAACCGCCCCGCGCATTTACCTCTGCTTCTGTAGAAAGACTGGGGGCAATTCTTGATATTTCCACCTCTGTAACGCGCGAGGACGTTCTGGCCGGCTTCGCGGAAGAGGATGAAGACCTCGCCGAGCGCGTGCGCGCCGCCATCTTCACCTTCGCCGACCTGCCCGACCGCGTTTCGCCCCGCGACATACCGAACGTGGCCAAGGGATTGGATCAGGAAGATCTGGTTACGGCCATCGCCGGAGCGACTGGCTCGGAGCCGCTGGAGCGTGCGGCCCAATTCATTCTGGAGAACCTGCCGGGCCGCTTGGCCGATTCGATCCGCGAATTGGTGGCCGAAGCGGGTGCGGTCACGCCGTTGAACGCCGAAGCCGCGCATATCTCGGTGGTCCGCGCGATCCGAACGATGTCCGACAGCGGCGAAATCATCCTGCTGGAGAAGACCGGCGCGTGATCCCGCGCCCGTCTCGCCCGCACCCGTCATCTGCATCGACCTTGTCCTCGCAGCACAAGCCCTTGTATGTCCAAGCCAAGCACCCCGTGGAAAGGTTGGCACGTGCCCCGGAAGAATCGTTCAGTGATCGGTGATGCGCTGCAGAATGCCATGTTCATGGGCCTGCTGCGTCTCGTTCTGGCTTTGCCATACGCCATGCGCGTACGCCTGATGGGCTGGCTGGCGGCCCATGTGCTGGGCCCGTTGGCGGGATGGCGCAAACGGATCGCCAGCAACCTTGCGCATGTACGCCCCGATCTGTCCGCCAAAGAGGTCGAACATCTGCAACGCGCCGTGGCCGACAATGTGGGCCGCACCTTGGTCGAGATATATTCCGGCGCGGAATTCAAGAAACGCGTCACCGGCACCCCGCTGGAAGGCCCCGGAGCGGACGCATTGCGTGCGGCTCGAGCCAAGGGCCGGCCCGTCGCACTCGTCACAGCACATCTGGGCAATTTCGACGCCCTGCGCGCGATCCTCTTCGCCGAAGGGTTCGAGCTTGGCGCGATCTATCGCCCGATGAACAACCCGAAGTTCAACGAACACTGGGTCGCCACGTTGTCGCAGATCGGCACACCGCTTTTCCCAAGCACGCGCGAAGGCATACCGAAATTCGTCCGGCACCTTGCCGATGGAGGAATTGTCGGCATCCTTACCGATCTTTACAAACGCGACGGAGCAGAAACGACGTTCTTCGGAAAGCCCGCCCCCTCTTCTGCCGCGGCCTGCGCCTGGGCTCTGAAATACGATGCAGAAGTCATCTTCTGCTACGGCTTGCGCCAGCCCGATGGCCTGTCCTTCCGCCTTATTTTGGAAGAACCGATTGCCCATTCCAACGCCGACACGATGACACAAGAGATAAACGACCGGCTGGAAGCAGTGGTGCGCGAACATATGGACCAGTGGTTCTGGATACATCGCCGCTGGAAGCCGGAACGCGCGGAAAAAGAAATGAGAAAGCGATCAGAGCAGGCGAAGCAAGCGTAAAGAAAAATCAGTCGACACGCTGCGCGCCCAGGATTGCTCCAAGCCCCGCGCCCATTTCCTGGACCAGCACGGCTGCGGGGGGCGTGATGAATGCTGTACCCTCCCACGTTCCGGTACCGTCCCATTCGCCGACGATCTGCCAGTCCGTCGCGATATTGGCGTAGTCCACAACCGCGCCCGCATTCTCTCCGCCGCGAATATCGACGCGCGCACGGGGCGTGAAGGGCACCACTTGAATAAGCAACCTGCGCTGCGGGGCGTCACCCGTCATCTGCGCCGTGATCTGCACCGTGCCACCCTGACCATTCACCCGCAGATCAACCGCATCCGGCGCGGCCCTGTGGCGCGCGATCGCCGCGTCGATGTCGCCCGCTTTAGAGCCTATCATCGACGCCTCACCTGCCACGACGGCCTGCGGGGTGTAAATCATCCGCTCGCCCTTGGCCTGCGCGTAAGCCTTCTGCCGTGCCGTGAATCGCGGATCGGCGAACTCATCGGGCCAGCCGATATAGTCCCAATAATCGACATGCAGCGCCAAGGGCAGAACATCGTCGCGGGTAGCAAGCTCGGACAGCACTCTGTCCGCCGGCGGGCAGGACGAACACCCCTGCGACGTATACAGCTCAACCACCACCGGCTGATCGCCTGCTGCGGCATACGACACGGGTGCGACCAGGCACAACGACAGCAGAGCAGACAGAACGCGCATGAAGAATCCTTAGCGATCGAACAGGTCGAAGGCTTAGGCCCGCAGACACGCAGGTGCCAATCAATGTTTTGCGAACCGGCTGAAACCCGATCGAGATCATGCAGCTTTGTCACATTTGCATACTGTTGCATA
Protein-coding sequences here:
- the purB gene encoding adenylosuccinate lyase: MIPRYSRPEMVAIWEPQSKFRIWFEIEAHAGDAMADRGTIPREFADAVWKAKDVEFDVERIDAIERETKHDVIAFLTHLAEIVGPENARFVHQGMTSSDVLDTTLNVQLTRAADILIADVEKLLEALKKRALEHKDTVRIGRSHGIHAEPTTMGLTFARFYAEMDRNLSRLRDARAEVATGALSGAVGTFANIDPAVEEHVCDKMGLVPEPISTQVIPRDRHAAFFATLGVVASSIENVATEVRHMQRTEVLEAEEFFSKGQKGSSAMPHKRNPVLTENLCGLARLVRMAVVPAMENVALWHERDISHSSVERTIAPDATVTLDFALARLTNVVENLVIYPERMLENMNKFRGLVMSQRVLLALTQAGVSRETAYTLVQRNAMKVWTDGADFKTELLADPDVTAALSEAEIEEKFDLGYHTKHVDTIFARVFGDV
- a CDS encoding DUF1223 domain-containing protein, with amino-acid sequence MRVLSALLSLCLVAPVSYAAAGDQPVVVELYTSQGCSSCPPADRVLSELATRDDVLPLALHVDYWDYIGWPDEFADPRFTARQKAYAQAKGERMIYTPQAVVAGEASMIGSKAGDIDAAIARHRAAPDAVDLRVNGQGGTVQITAQMTGDAPQRRLLIQVVPFTPRARVDIRGGENAGAVVDYANIATDWQIVGEWDGTGTWEGTAFITPPAAVLVQEMGAGLGAILGAQRVD
- a CDS encoding lysophospholipid acyltransferase family protein — protein: MIGDALQNAMFMGLLRLVLALPYAMRVRLMGWLAAHVLGPLAGWRKRIASNLAHVRPDLSAKEVEHLQRAVADNVGRTLVEIYSGAEFKKRVTGTPLEGPGADALRAARAKGRPVALVTAHLGNFDALRAILFAEGFELGAIYRPMNNPKFNEHWVATLSQIGTPLFPSTREGIPKFVRHLADGGIVGILTDLYKRDGAETTFFGKPAPSSAAACAWALKYDAEVIFCYGLRQPDGLSFRLILEEPIAHSNADTMTQEINDRLEAVVREHMDQWFWIHRRWKPERAEKEMRKRSEQAKQA
- a CDS encoding FliG C-terminal domain-containing protein — translated: MTTELTVDAARAGMPRGALTRREKAAVVVRLLLAEGATLPLMDLPDKLQAELTSQMAEMRFIDRATLRAVAEEFATELDDIGLTFPPGIDGALSLLEGAISPDMAQRLRAQSGALWGDDPWDSICAFDMPKLIDLMNAESADVGAVILSKLDVGKAAELLGALPGPQARGLMLAVSDTADIEPEAVARIGVAIAASLQAEPPRAFTSASVERLGAILDISTSVTREDVLAGFAEEDEDLAERVRAAIFTFADLPDRVSPRDIPNVAKGLDQEDLVTAIAGATGSEPLERAAQFILENLPGRLADSIRELVAEAGAVTPLNAEAAHISVVRAIRTMSDSGEIILLEKTGA